From a single Lactococcus allomyrinae genomic region:
- a CDS encoding ABC transporter substrate-binding protein — protein MKFNLKQNWKKVALGGTALLAVATLAACGNSASASKSNAKANLSFWWWGSADRNTATQKQIDNFQKNNPNITVKGRPTGFGNLDQVFATQYAGGTSADVLTLLYNWVPMYGQNGGFYDLSKIKSLNLKDNYDASFLKFGQVDGKQVAVPYGQNVMVMWVNKTVYEKFGVDVSKLHTWQDYIDAAKKFPKGYYPLCSPTWNFMPTIYLQQLTGKTEFDAKGNLNWSENDIEQAVSWYYGLVKAGVMVPADNYIANVGSDPVSLANNKMELNGNYAGGVGWNAGLQADHDALAAKGDDMEIVPYPVIDNAKGANILSKPSLLLAIKKDEKNPEQAGKYLNDFLNGKKANQILGTTRGVPASKSAVKALTDNGQLTGFAKSAYEAGLNVKTMNETPFYEDGTLTQIWTQQAQAVELGKQDVKTAAKNIYTQTKAQAAKLAVQYKLTK, from the coding sequence ATGAAATTTAACCTCAAACAAAATTGGAAAAAAGTCGCTCTCGGAGGGACAGCATTACTTGCAGTAGCCACACTTGCAGCGTGTGGCAACAGTGCCTCAGCAAGCAAATCAAATGCAAAAGCAAATCTAAGCTTTTGGTGGTGGGGGTCAGCAGACCGTAACACCGCGACTCAAAAACAAATTGATAATTTTCAAAAAAACAATCCTAATATTACTGTAAAAGGTCGTCCAACAGGATTCGGAAATTTAGATCAAGTTTTTGCTACTCAATATGCAGGGGGAACATCAGCTGATGTTTTGACTTTGCTTTACAATTGGGTGCCAATGTACGGTCAAAATGGAGGATTTTATGATTTAAGTAAAATCAAAAGTCTTAATCTAAAAGATAATTATGATGCTAGTTTCTTGAAATTTGGTCAAGTTGATGGTAAACAAGTTGCAGTTCCCTATGGTCAAAATGTAATGGTAATGTGGGTTAACAAAACAGTTTATGAAAAATTTGGTGTAGATGTTTCAAAATTGCATACTTGGCAAGATTATATTGATGCTGCTAAAAAATTCCCTAAAGGTTATTACCCATTATGCTCTCCAACTTGGAATTTTATGCCGACAATCTATCTCCAACAACTTACAGGAAAAACAGAATTTGATGCTAAGGGTAATCTTAATTGGTCAGAAAATGACATTGAACAAGCTGTTTCTTGGTATTACGGCTTGGTAAAAGCTGGAGTAATGGTTCCAGCAGATAACTATATTGCAAATGTTGGTTCAGACCCAGTCAGCTTAGCAAATAATAAAATGGAACTCAATGGTAATTATGCAGGTGGTGTAGGTTGGAATGCAGGGCTACAAGCTGACCATGATGCGCTTGCTGCTAAGGGAGATGATATGGAGATTGTTCCATATCCAGTCATTGATAATGCAAAAGGAGCGAATATCCTCTCTAAACCCTCACTTTTACTTGCAATTAAGAAAGATGAAAAGAATCCAGAGCAAGCTGGAAAATATTTGAATGATTTTCTCAATGGAAAGAAAGCGAATCAAATTTTGGGAACCACTCGTGGCGTTCCTGCATCAAAATCAGCCGTAAAAGCGCTCACGGATAATGGACAATTAACCGGTTTTGCAAAATCCGCATATGAAGCAGGCTTAAATGTTAAGACAATGAATGAAACACCTTTCTATGAAGATGGTACATTGACTCAAATCTGGACTCAACAAGCTCAGGCTGTAGAGTTAGGTAAACAAGATGTAAAAACTGCCGCTAAAAATATTTACACTCAAACAAAAGCTCAAGCAGCTAAATTAGCGGTACAGTACAAACTTACTAAGTAA
- a CDS encoding carbohydrate ABC transporter permease, which produces MKNHKIGLLYIAPWIIGFLVLTIWPIIMSFYYSLTDYNMITTPSFIGLKNYMSLFQSSLVNPNSFTVSLRATIIYVIFSVPLQLVFALFVAFVLNFKIKGISFFRTAYYIPSILGGNVAVGILWRFMFNPTGLVNTFLGTFGIHSVDWLSTTAGAMFSIVLLKVWQFGSSMLIFLAALKNLPPDLYEVASLEGASKLQQFFKITIPLITPSIFFNLVMQISNAFQEFNGPYLVTQGGPLQTTNLASLFIYQQAFQRYNMGYASAASWVLFAIIVSITIILFATQRFWVYYSDGGND; this is translated from the coding sequence ATGAAAAATCATAAGATTGGATTACTTTATATTGCACCCTGGATTATCGGATTTTTGGTTTTGACAATTTGGCCAATTATCATGTCTTTCTATTATTCGTTGACAGATTATAATATGATTACTACACCAAGTTTTATCGGTTTAAAAAATTATATGAGTCTTTTTCAATCATCGCTTGTAAATCCGAATAGTTTTACCGTTTCACTGAGAGCTACAATCATCTATGTTATTTTTTCAGTACCTCTGCAGCTAGTTTTTGCGTTATTTGTCGCCTTTGTACTAAATTTTAAAATCAAAGGAATTTCATTTTTCCGTACAGCCTATTACATCCCGTCAATTCTTGGGGGAAATGTCGCGGTTGGAATTCTTTGGCGTTTTATGTTTAATCCAACGGGACTTGTGAATACTTTTCTTGGTACATTCGGTATCCATTCTGTGGACTGGTTATCAACAACGGCAGGTGCAATGTTTAGCATTGTATTATTGAAAGTTTGGCAATTTGGTTCATCTATGCTGATTTTTTTAGCCGCTTTAAAAAATTTACCACCAGATTTATATGAGGTAGCAAGTCTTGAAGGTGCAAGCAAACTTCAACAATTTTTTAAAATTACAATTCCGTTGATTACACCTTCTATTTTCTTCAATTTGGTGATGCAAATCAGTAATGCTTTCCAAGAGTTTAATGGTCCTTATCTGGTAACGCAAGGTGGTCCGCTACAAACTACAAATTTAGCATCACTATTCATTTATCAACAAGCCTTTCAACGATACAATATGGGCTATGCGAGTGCAGCAAGTTGGGTTTTATTTGCGATTATTGTAAGCATTACAATTATTTTGTTTGCTACTCAAAGATTTTGGGTTTACTATTCTGATGGAGGTAATGACTAA
- a CDS encoding carbohydrate ABC transporter permease, with translation MEKITGGYHTKIKTRQRLGNISRYVILTFFAIIMIYPLLWLIGATFKTNAEIFTQVSFIPRRIDFTPYIKGWTSPGAGTNTFTTYYINTFLYVIPKVVFTALSATIVGYGFARFEFPFKKIFFALLMATMFLPAVVTQIPLYLLFKHVGLLDSYAPLIIPAALAQQPFFVFLMIQFIRSIPKDFDEAATIDGCGSFGILWRILLPSLKPAIMSCVIFQFVWSFSDFLGPLIYITSPEKYPVSIALQLNTDTSSGVVPWNQIFAMSVISLLPAIILFFSAQRYFVEGVTSSGIKG, from the coding sequence ATGGAAAAAATTACAGGTGGATACCATACAAAAATAAAAACTCGGCAACGTTTGGGTAATATTTCAAGATATGTGATTTTGACTTTCTTTGCTATTATTATGATTTATCCTTTATTATGGCTAATTGGTGCAACTTTCAAGACTAATGCTGAAATTTTTACACAAGTTAGCTTCATTCCAAGAAGGATTGATTTTACTCCTTATATTAAAGGGTGGACATCACCAGGTGCTGGTACCAATACTTTTACGACCTATTATATCAATACATTTTTATATGTTATTCCTAAAGTAGTTTTTACAGCACTTTCAGCAACGATTGTAGGATATGGTTTTGCTCGTTTTGAATTTCCATTTAAGAAAATATTTTTTGCTCTTTTAATGGCAACAATGTTTTTACCAGCAGTTGTAACGCAAATTCCACTCTATCTCTTATTTAAACATGTGGGACTGCTTGACTCTTATGCACCATTAATCATACCAGCGGCTTTAGCGCAGCAGCCTTTCTTTGTATTTTTAATGATTCAATTTATCCGTTCAATCCCTAAGGATTTTGATGAAGCGGCGACAATTGATGGATGTGGTTCATTTGGGATTCTATGGCGAATTTTACTTCCATCTCTCAAACCAGCGATTATGTCTTGTGTAATCTTCCAGTTTGTATGGAGTTTTAGTGATTTCTTGGGACCTTTGATTTATATTACATCTCCTGAGAAATATCCCGTTTCTATTGCGTTACAGTTAAACACAGATACTTCATCAGGAGTTGTACCTTGGAATCAAATTTTTGCAATGTCAGTTATCTCGTTACTTCCTGCAATTATTTTATTCTTTAGTGCACAAAGGTATTTCGTTGAAGGGGTTACTTCTTCAGGAATAAAGGGTTAA